The Vigna unguiculata cultivar IT97K-499-35 chromosome 6, ASM411807v1, whole genome shotgun sequence genome contains a region encoding:
- the LOC114188366 gene encoding uncharacterized protein LOC114188366 has translation MFTTHFAGSCPHQTTTISFLSVRKEQDETLRAFIDRFSKDALRTPHLNQEMILQYMALTLKLGPFANNVYLHPPVSMNELKLHAAVYVRMEEMQTLHTKFSNDYTPSTTTPSSQPPRPDLRPREPRQPCFTRYVPLNVPRSRLLDEALQADLIPPPRKTTTPPNVDMTKYCHYHRNPDHTTKECKALQDKIEELVRAGHFRRFIRKDDHPSQSNHPPRSDHQRPPHDSRHDKRPNQPANHDPQTTNLGFIANRTS, from the exons atgttcacCACTCACTTTGCTGGCAGCTGCCCACATCAAACTACAACAATCTCATTTCTCAGCGTCAGAAAGGAACAAGACGAGACGCTTCGGGCTTTCATTGATCGATTCAGTAAGGATGCccttcgcacaccacacctAAACCAAGAGATGATACTTCAGTACATGGCCCTCACTCTTAAActcggccccttcgccaacaacgtctaccttcacCCACCCGTCTCTATGAATGAGTTAAAACTGCATGCTGCTGTttacgtccgcatggaggaaatgcaaactctCCACACAAAGTTTAGCAATGACTACACACCTTCTACCACAACCCCCTCTTCGCAACCTCCCCGTCCCGATCTAAGACCCCGGGAACCCCGACAACCCTGCTTCACCAGATACGTCCCTCTAAATGTCCCTAGATCCCGTCTCCTTGATGAGGCCTTACAGGCCGACCTCATCCCACCGCCACGCAAGACGACCACTCCCCCCAACGTGGACATGACTAAATACTGCCACTACCACCGAAACCCCGACCATACCACAAAGGAATgtaaagcactccaggataaaatcgAAGAACTGGTTCGTGCTGGCCATTTTCGCCGTTTTATCCGCAAAGACGACCACCCCTCCCAATCCAATCACCCTCCTCGTTCCGACCACCAACGCCCTCCCCACGACTCTCGCCACGATAAACGCCCAAACCAACCCGCAAACCATGACCCGCaaaccacaa acttaggattcATTGCGAATAGAACATCATAA